DNA sequence from the Pomacea canaliculata isolate SZHN2017 linkage group LG7, ASM307304v1, whole genome shotgun sequence genome:
aattatcATTTCATGTTAACgacacaaaaacaagaaaacagacagacagaccattAATAGAGCAATGCTAAAAAAATTACTGCtaatttcatacatttttttctctttttgtgtaGTTGTCCGTGAAAGTGTAGATACTGTGCTGCTTAATGCTGAATATGGCGAAAGGGGCATAAACATCGTCACATGCTTTCATCTCAtttgttgtttcccttgtttaaaTACCCGTACACAAAACGATTTTGTTTCTTGCAGAATCTTTATAATTCCTTTAGTACATTACATACAATACAAGAATAAGGCAGGAAATCACTGTATTGTATTCTCTGTGTTGAGTATTACAAAGACAGATTAAACGGCTGAGACTAATTGTGTTTGTTGATAGTAGCTTGTTGTAAACTCAGTCGGCAGGAGTGAATGGCGGTACAAGTTCAGAACAGCATAGTATACCTATCagtacagaaaagaaaaacatcttttttaattaaggtgaAAAATACCCTGGATCGTGAACCTTTTAACACAAAAAgaatttacaaattattgtgTCTACAGACACCAGGTAAAATATCCGGTCTGGTGAACCACTTTCAGTGTATACAGTGAAAATAAATGGATGACATCGTCACCATGGTAATAGTGTCTGTGCTTGTTTTAATGtgtcataaataaacaaaagattcAATACCTCTGGAATcagtattttaaatttcttccaAGTTTAAGCTTAGCCAACCACAGCTAAGGCATTCATCTCCTTAATAATGCCGTCATTaacctgcaaaaataaaaacaaaataagttatTTCTGCTTAACTGTTTTCTACCTTTTAAGTCTTCATATACATACTCATGAGTTCATTAATTACTAGTTGTTATTATCGAATGTAGTAATGTTTCATGACAAATAATGCAATATAGCATGCACAGTAATCACCTTTTAGGTAattatacaaacatttcaattatttaaattacattGTAATGATTTATGACTTGTCTACGCTATTTATAACATTGTACTTTAGCTTTAATCAAAGCTAATTTCACCGACTGCACTGATTCTTATAATGCACTTAACGTAATTCAATTGTATAAAAAAGATACTGCACtatttgttgtaaaaatattagGAATACGTAGAAAAAGAACACGAACAAACTAAACACATGACGACTGAATCCTTCTCAGATTCATACAGTTATGTATTCTCTTCATAAAGACAATATGTTAAGACCTTACCTGCGGCATGTTCTGTGTAAATTCTTCAAGTGTGACTACGCCGTCctctgaaaatgaagaaagaaagtttgtttcgaaaacatcaaataaagatAATCGATAGGTTTACACAATAAAACGTGTTTTAAAGCAATGCAAAAATAGCAGTTACCTAACTTTCACaacagtttataaatatttttcttaagtaACTAATATTTTCATTACACTTACTATTAGAGTCAAAGATGTTTCTCAAACGAGGAGCACCCGGGGTAGAAAGTCTGTCGTCTGTCTCACCATCCAGTTTGTCGAAGTACTTGAATTGTCCTTTGAGGATTCTTGTAGGAGTATTTTTGGGTTGACTTAGTTTATATTCTTTATAGTTCAAAAAACCATCGCCTGCGACAAAACCGTTGCACACAGTTGAGCTCTTTTTTAAGTATTTGTAATTATCGGTCCAGCGATGACGTGTGTAATCATAACAAACCGTGTGCAAAGAAAGCTTTCCTATCTGgagtttcattgcttttatttactgttaagCTGTCTTGCTATAACTTTTTCTCGATTATCTACATTTTGTATAATTATACAAATTTTGGTATTAGAATTAAGTGGTTACCATTCAGGTCGTATTTTCTGATCCATTCGAGTTGGTCATCAAGCGTCACAACATCATCATGGTTCATGTCAATTGAAATGAACCCTTGGCGAATAGCTTCGGGGTCTAAGctgaaaaatatgaatttcAGGGAAATGATTCATGTAATAACAATGATTACGGTTTGCCTAGTGCCTAAAGTTTAAACGAATCATTAAGTAATTACAAACAACCTACtgtaaagcaaaacaataaaaacaataagaaattttGTGTAGTTTTACATCATATTTTAATTGGTTggagctttttttctttcctaaattTCAGGTAAGAattggtaaaataattttcatcacATTTCCAGTAGCGCTAAACATTGAATTTATGTACATCTGTAAATGTTACCTGAAAAAAGATGAGTGTTGTCCAAGCGCAAcagcaagaagaccaaagaGGATGAGGATGTTCATTTTGAACTAAGAAGGTTAATCTAAATATTGAAGTGTTAATGTTAGACAGGCTGACATTAGATATGTCCAGttttataaatcaaaacacatcgTTAATATGTGCAGACAAGTATTGTGTTTATACTTTCTAACATAAAAATtgcattaatttatatttaccGTTTAATCAGAAGGCAGGAAGCAGGAGTGTTCCTGTAGTAGCGTATGGCAGGTGACTGTAAGATAGTGGTGTCCCCTCTCTTAATATACTCTTTGTCATaattaacacattaaaacaaGATTAGGtggtaaaaagataaaaatcttaATTGACtataatttgtttccttttattgaCAGGTGACCGATTACTGAACCTTAGACAACATGTAAGTTAATgcaatcttaaaaataaatgtgaagacattttttgcttatttatttttgctgtcaaTTACAGTGCACGTACTcgttatttaaaacaattactttcataattataaagttttagataacaatgataacaatatagataaatttattttcttttactgaaaTATGTTTAAATCACAAGATGAAGACCTCTTTGTTcttaaagttgtttattttacgAAAAGAATGCGTCAGCCCAGAGGTCAAACTTAGGACAAtgcatcttttttctctttgtaataaaataaacagtcagCCTCTGTACTACTGCTAATACCCTACTGGGCGACACAATCGTTAATAAAAATGGTTATACGATGTCAGGCTGATTCATCGCCAGGTGTGCAGGTAGACATTTAATGAGTTAGAAAACGAGCGAGGGcataattaaagtttaaaaaaaaaaacctctaaaacaataattttaatgtcGATGAGTTGTGAAAATGCAAGacttaattatatttgtaaatgttaactCTGTTACACGAAAAGGGAATACAAATTCTCAACGACACTCTGCATAATAATGGACTATAAAACTTAATATCATACACGTAGACAACTAGTTTGTGACACTATACTGAGGCTGCGTTTTATAATATAGCTGGTCCACTGACGATAACATATTCATATTCTCCTCATCCCACTTTAAGTGCAGCACATACcctaaacaaaaaaactaaacacataaaaatatttaggaaaaGCAATACCAAGTGTGTCTTACAAAATTACATCGACCTCAAGAAAAACTTTACAATCCGATGTAACACAGGACGGGAAACAAACGACGAGCGTATAGTCAGTGACCTTAACACATGTGATGATTACAATTCCAGAACTTTATGGCAGAAAGTGAAAGTTCTTAcgaaaaaatgcttaaaaagttCACAATACAATACCAGACATGGTATGAATACTTAATAAACCTACTAACTATAACACAAACATTATGTAACACTTAGTAAAATAGAGATGAAAAGTTCATTACTTGATTATAATGTTAGGAATTGTGAGAAATGTTTAGATTTTAGTGTAAACTTAACTtagaagagaaaatgtttcaCTCCAAAATTTTTGAACCTATTTGTACCAAAAACGGAAAACTCCAGGATGTGATAGATTGCcctatgacatttttttaagattgCAGATCACATCATCATGAGATTTCTACACCATCTCTTTTACTAAAGTGAATTTAAGTGGTACTTATCCCGAAAAGTGGTCACAGGTCAGCTGCTCGCAGGGTCCTCGCAAGTTTCTTCTGTCCAGCCAGGACAGCAATCACCTCCTTCTCACCTTTTTGTCCTCctttttcactctctttcttccactcgtttttctttttctgcagcTCGTGGACAGTCGTCCTCCAGCAACGGCAGTGTCGGACGTGCAGGACGGTGTTAAACCGTGACCCAGGTAGCCGTCGTTTTTTTGTCTACTGTTCGACTTGTCCCGAGCCGTTTCGGTggataaacaaataatattttgccTTCCGCATTTCTCTAGTGTAGGGGCCCTAGTGTTAAAGCATGATGGACAATTCCATGCAATGGTGTTTCCACAGGCTTGTCGTATTCTTGTCTCCCTTCTGTTTTGTCCTTCTTTATTTCCACTCTCCTTCCACCTCTCCATCTACGCCCGCAACTACATCAAGATCTCCATCCGTCGGCTTGTTCAACCTGCGTCATCACCCTGTCAACGCGTATACACGTGACCATGCTGCGGCCAAGCCTTGCTGCCGAGCTGCGAGGGCGTGAACCTGCGAGCAGGGGCCCACGTGACCAACGGTCTGCTGAGGTTTTACACCTGCAGAGGGGCCAGGAGGGGAAAGGGCAAGAGGAAGTGGGGTCAACGCTGGAGCGCGACAAAAGGCAAGAGGACAAGCTGCAGTCGGCAGACACCTTGACTAACCTATTGACTTCCCACAATGCAGTGCGTGTGGGTGTAGTGTCTATCTtctctgatttttattttgtttcgtttttaTATTTACCCTTTATTTCGGCCTGTGCTTATGGCAGaggcttttttttaagaaattcaATTAATATTTTCGTAATGAATTTCTTGTTTGGatatttgtgaatgtgtgcTTAAGAGTAACAACGTAAGTGTAAAATGCTTGTCGCATCTATAATCATGTTTTTGTGATCCTGTGTTCCAGTTGTTTTGGTTTTCAGGATAGCCACATTGACTAAAATCTCAGCTTTCAACTTCCAAAGCCTTATTGCCTCTCACCAACCCAATGTAAGATGAAGATGGAGTAATCAGTAATGAAAAAAGCATGAATTTTGTCAAACCTGGGATAAATTAACTGTATACAGCGCTGACACTTAAGGAGGATTTAGGACTAGCAAAAGCACCAGTCaggtttataaattttaaaatttttaaaaactttttagaaacaaaaacatggaaagaaaaagcttttaacaaaagtgcaaaaaactttaaatgtatCATGGTAActtcaaaaattattattttatcttgatGACACAAAGGAAGGAAGACAGACAGCCCAATTGAAGAActatattactatattactATATAATGGTCAAAGAACTATATTAAAGAAGAATATGCAATTTTACTATATTTGTGTAGTTGTCCGTGAAAGTGTAGATACTGTGCTGCTTAATGCAGAATGTGGCGAAAGGGGCATAAAACATCGCTTTCATCTCAGctgttgtttccctttttaaaaTACTCGGACACAATTTTGTTCTTGCAGAATCTTTATAATCCCCTTAGTACATTACACACAATACAAGAATACGCCTGGAAGTCATAGTATCGTATCCTCTGTGTTGTGTACTACAAAGGTAGATGAAAAGACTGAGGCCACCTGTGATTGTTGATAGTAGCTTATTGTAAAATCCGTCAGCAAGAATGAATGGCGGTAAAGTTCAGAACAGCATCGTGTACCTGTCAGTACAGAAAAGAAGAATATCGTTGTTATTTAAGGTGAAAAATTCGGCCTAAACTGTTTAAACTGTGGTACCTATCCTTAGTATTATTAATACCACCGCACTACACCTTAAGCAACACGCAAGCAACTGTCCACACTGATAAACAAACTcgcaaacacacccacacacacacactagcctGCATACGCTTCAACACCCTCACACCCACCATATCTACAGcattcaaacagcagcaaccaTCGTCCTCACAGAACACAAACAGGCAATGTGGACACTGAGAAACAAGTGCACGCCTCCACAGATTCATTGTAGCACCATTCCAGATGAAAGACTCCTTCACCTCGAGGAGactgagaaagacaaagacactTCGCCAGAAGGACACTACCACGAGCTGTGGGGTAACCTGATGTGAACGACAGCGGCAACAGTGCGAGAGGGGGAAATCCCCCTCTCCACACCCACGCACCTCGAAAGGAGatatgtgaaagaaaagaaacaaatgaacaagGACTTTTCGTCGCTCTGTTTTTGAACCtgtgaaaaaaactttctcgTTGATACTTGTAAAtacctgtaaatatttctttttttattgtttaataaacaaacgTGGAAAAAAATTCGGCCTTCTGACTAAGCATAAttggaaaaataattacacCTTGAACGTAAAtctttttaacacaaaaaacttATAAACTATTGTCTCTACAAACAACAGGTAAAAGGGTCGGTCTGGTGTACCACTTTCAGTGTATACAGTCAAGTGGATGACATCGTCACCATGGTAATAGTGTCAATTGATTGTTTTACTGTGTCATAAAAGACAAAAGGCACAATACCTccgaaatcattttttttcagtttcttcaagTTTAGTCAGCCAATCAGAACTAAGGCATCTATTTCCTTAATAATGCCGTTTacaatctgaaaaaaacaaacaaaataagtgaGATTGAACGTTTGTAATTTTCTAGTCATTTTGGCCTATGTCTTCAAATACAGAGTCCTGAGTTCATAAATTACTAGTTGTTATAATCAATTGTAGttctgttttataaaaaaaagtctgcaataTAGCTTGCAAACTAAACACCTGCTTGGTAATTATACGAACATTTCAGTTACTTAAATTACATAGAAATTTTTGAAGGTATTATCTGCACAATTTAAAATGGCAATCTTTTGTACTTTAGGTTTAGTCAAAGCAAATTATATAGACTGCACTGATTCTTATAACAGTTTAcgtaatataattaaaaatcaagATCCTGTGTTGGTTgttgtataattattataaatactttaaaaaatattaataaacttCAGCTTAAACTATTCTTGAAAAGACCTTgtgaaaatcaaaatttttttacttttttacaaacattaagcACATAACGACTGAATCATTCTCAGATTCGTTACAGTTAAGTATtgtattaataaagaaaatatattaggACCTTACTTGCGGCATGTTCTCTTCAAACTCTTCAAATGTGATTACGCCgttttctaaaaaaagaaaacatttttttttgaaaagatcCAATTCAGGGTGATTGATACGTTTAGTCAATAAAACGTGTGTTACCGTAATGTCAAAAATAGCTGTTATCCTAATTTTAACAACAGATTATACATACTCCCCAAAAATAACTAATATAAATCATTACACTTACTATTAGTGTCCAGGATGTTCATTAAAGTGAACATCAACCGAGGAAGAAATTCTGTCGTCGATCTCGCCATCGAGTTTCTCGTAGTACTTGAACTGTCCTTTGACGATTATGTTAGGCATTTTTTGGGGTTCTCTAAGTTTATATTCACTATAGCTCACAACACCATCgcctgcaacaaaaatattgcacacaGTTGACCACTGTAAAAATTAATAGTTATTATAGGTCAAACGATGGCCCGTGTAAATATA
Encoded proteins:
- the LOC112569342 gene encoding uncharacterized protein LOC112569342 isoform X1 yields the protein MNILILFGLLAVALGQHSSFFSLDPEAIRQGFISIDMNHDDVVTLDDQLEWIRKYDLNGDGFLNYKEYKLSQPKNTPTRILKGQFKYFDKLDGETDDRLSTPGAPRLRNIFDSNKDGVVTLEEFTQNMPQVNDGIIKEMNALAVVG
- the LOC112569342 gene encoding uncharacterized protein LOC112569342 isoform X2, encoding MNILILFGLLAVALGQHSSFFSLDPEAIRQGFISIDMNHDDVVTLDDQLEWIRKYDLNEDGVVTLEEFTQNMPQVNDGIIKEMNALAVVG